One Brevibacillus choshinensis genomic window carries:
- a CDS encoding SDR family oxidoreductase — translation MKRLEGKIALVTGASRGIGRGIALRLAEEGAQVAVHYGHNPIAAEEVVRAIADRGGQAFAIGARLESVAGVHQLITSLKEELDAHSGGKLDILVNNAGIGTSQTLEETTEESFDELFAVNVKAPFFLIQQILPLLADGGRIINISSGVTRIAYPHIMAYNLTKGALNTFTLHLAQLLGPRQITVNAVLPGIVDTDVNASWLHTPEGQKHAADMSALGRVGQPNDIADVVAFLASGDSRWVTGQLIDATGGSHL, via the coding sequence ATGAAACGTCTGGAAGGAAAAATCGCGCTGGTAACGGGAGCAAGCAGAGGAATCGGAAGAGGGATCGCCCTGCGTCTCGCTGAAGAAGGTGCACAGGTGGCCGTCCATTACGGTCACAATCCTATCGCTGCTGAAGAGGTTGTCCGTGCGATTGCCGATCGAGGGGGCCAAGCATTTGCCATCGGAGCCAGGCTGGAGTCGGTCGCGGGCGTCCATCAGCTCATCACTTCCTTGAAAGAAGAGCTCGACGCCCATTCTGGCGGCAAGCTCGATATCCTCGTCAACAACGCGGGAATCGGCACCTCCCAGACCTTGGAGGAAACAACGGAGGAATCCTTCGATGAACTTTTTGCGGTGAACGTAAAGGCGCCATTCTTTCTCATCCAACAGATTTTACCCTTGCTTGCCGACGGGGGCAGGATCATCAACATTTCCTCCGGTGTGACCCGGATCGCCTACCCGCATATCATGGCGTACAACCTGACCAAAGGGGCGCTCAATACGTTCACCCTGCATCTCGCCCAATTGCTGGGACCGCGCCAGATTACAGTCAATGCCGTACTCCCTGGCATCGTAGACACAGATGTGAACGCATCCTGGCTGCACACACCCGAAGGTCAAAAGCACGCCGCGGACATGTCCGCTCTGGGCAGAGTCGGCCAGCCGAATGATATTGCGGATGTCGTCGCTTTTTTGGCCTCCGGGGACAGTCGCTGGGTGACTGGCCAGCTGATCGATGCGACGGGTGGTTCCCATTTGTGA
- a CDS encoding MerR family transcriptional regulator yields the protein MLRISEFSKLSGASIKTLRYYDQLELVKPAFVDQLSGYRYYSEEQLLTIKRIASFKEQGFTLEQIKTFLEERTPLSVIKDQLLDKQHELMQIISLAQRQLAEVSERIDRVEVHHEKKPIHQQVLLRPVEPQLVASIRSRIRRATLCVLLDELAKYVDRHGQRKNPSLMILWHDCEFPGEDDQDEIDVEVAMPLSGEIPGNERVSVRYLPGVDRAAALLHECDPYKSDCSAIHDVLDWVVSNGYTPAGSEPIRETYLSADHEMYGRMRQSEIVVPLAAI from the coding sequence ATGCTTAGAATCAGCGAGTTTTCCAAACTGAGCGGAGCCTCGATCAAAACCCTGCGCTATTACGATCAGCTCGAGCTCGTTAAGCCGGCTTTCGTAGATCAGTTATCCGGCTACCGGTATTATTCGGAAGAACAGCTCTTGACCATAAAGCGGATCGCCTCCTTCAAGGAACAGGGATTCACCTTGGAGCAAATCAAGACCTTCTTAGAAGAGCGGACACCGCTGAGCGTCATCAAAGATCAGCTATTGGATAAACAGCATGAGCTCATGCAGATCATCTCACTCGCTCAGCGGCAGCTCGCTGAAGTCAGTGAGCGGATTGACCGCGTCGAGGTGCACCATGAGAAAAAGCCGATTCACCAGCAAGTCCTCCTTCGCCCTGTTGAGCCGCAGCTGGTGGCTTCCATTCGCTCCCGTATCCGCCGTGCAACGCTGTGCGTGCTCCTGGATGAACTCGCAAAATACGTCGATAGGCACGGGCAAAGAAAGAATCCATCCCTGATGATTCTCTGGCACGATTGCGAATTTCCCGGTGAAGATGATCAGGACGAGATCGATGTGGAAGTCGCCATGCCGCTTTCCGGAGAAATCCCTGGCAATGAGCGGGTGAGCGTGCGCTATTTGCCGGGGGTAGATCGTGCCGCAGCGCTCCTGCACGAGTGTGATCCGTACAAAAGCGATTGCTCGGCGATCCATGATGTCCTGGACTGGGTCGTATCGAACGGTTACACCCCCGCAGGCTCCGAACCCATCCGCGAAACCTATCTTTCCGCTGATCACGAGATGTACGGTAGGATGCGCCAATCCGAAATCGTCGTGCCCCTCGCGGCGATTTGA
- a CDS encoding TetR/AcrR family transcriptional regulator has product MDQLDRRTKRTRQAIKTAFVSLILEKGYEAVTIQDIAQRADYNRGTFYNHYLGKEELLREIRDEFLSGFANTLLAPYEGMDRVEATKIYPSSLQLFAHIEKHKDVFMALHAVDKSIYFEMNHKLRESMRRDMHIEMEETDPPIDYEIMLSYQMSATIGMVMYWAETNFKYSAGYMAEQLFTLVNARIHHIEFKR; this is encoded by the coding sequence ATGGATCAACTGGACCGCAGAACGAAAAGAACACGCCAAGCAATCAAGACAGCATTCGTCTCCCTGATCCTAGAAAAAGGGTATGAGGCTGTAACCATTCAAGATATTGCGCAACGAGCGGATTACAATCGAGGGACATTTTACAACCACTACCTCGGCAAAGAGGAGCTGCTGCGCGAAATACGGGATGAATTCCTGAGCGGCTTCGCAAACACACTGCTGGCACCCTACGAAGGCATGGATCGGGTGGAAGCAACGAAAATCTACCCATCCAGCCTTCAGCTGTTTGCCCATATCGAAAAACACAAGGACGTTTTCATGGCCTTGCACGCTGTCGACAAAAGCATCTACTTTGAAATGAACCACAAGCTTCGCGAATCCATGCGACGCGACATGCATATCGAAATGGAGGAAACCGATCCTCCCATCGATTACGAAATCATGCTGAGCTATCAAATGTCCGCAACCATCGGGATGGTCATGTACTGGGCAGAAACCAATTTCAAATATTCGGCTGGGTATATGGCTGAGCAGTTATTCACGCTCGTCAACGCCCGTATACACCATATTGAATTCAAGCGATAG
- a CDS encoding SDR family NAD(P)-dependent oxidoreductase: MSQAQAKTAVITGAAGGIGKELARRMAQRGVNLVLVDLNEDALKSVVRELNLEDASSLIVTADVSKEEDVQNYVNKAVEKFGTIDYFANNAGIEGPMGLIEEQSVKALDLVYNVNVRGVYLGLQYVIPVMKKQKSGAILNTSSLAGLMGAPGMSPYIMSKHAVVGLTRVAANEVAPHGIRVNAVLPGTINTRMMRQIEANSGSADDFKVANEAATPLGRYGEPQEVAAVMNFLLSDEASFVTASLYTVDGGMMGQ, encoded by the coding sequence ATGAGTCAAGCACAAGCGAAAACGGCTGTCATTACGGGTGCCGCAGGCGGTATCGGCAAAGAGCTCGCCCGCCGGATGGCACAGCGCGGGGTCAATCTGGTGCTCGTCGATCTGAATGAGGATGCCTTGAAGTCTGTCGTACGAGAACTGAATCTGGAGGACGCAAGCTCCCTGATCGTCACAGCAGACGTTTCCAAGGAAGAGGACGTTCAAAATTATGTGAATAAAGCAGTCGAGAAATTCGGGACCATCGATTATTTCGCGAACAACGCAGGGATTGAAGGACCGATGGGTCTTATCGAAGAGCAAAGTGTGAAAGCGCTTGACCTAGTGTACAACGTAAACGTGCGCGGCGTGTACCTGGGACTTCAATACGTGATTCCGGTGATGAAAAAACAAAAATCGGGTGCCATTCTGAACACCTCCTCTCTCGCAGGATTGATGGGTGCACCCGGCATGTCTCCATACATCATGTCCAAGCACGCGGTCGTCGGACTTACTCGCGTGGCGGCAAACGAAGTCGCTCCCCACGGCATCCGGGTCAACGCCGTTCTGCCTGGCACGATCAATACCCGCATGATGCGTCAGATCGAGGCAAACTCGGGTAGTGCGGATGACTTCAAAGTGGCAAACGAAGCGGCCACTCCGCTCGGACGCTACGGAGAGCCGCAGGAAGTAGCGGCGGTCATGAACTTCCTGCTCTCCGATGAAGCTTCCTTCGTTACGGCGTCTCTGTACACAGTCGACGGCGGCATGATGGGTCAATAA
- a CDS encoding PstS family phosphate ABC transporter substrate-binding protein: protein MKRSVVPKIVEFLIIAAVLAFMGFVAMVMTALMGGELFYTPLTVVITAAIIVFIGIGMFTSIRKQKLYLSLAGFFLLCGLTVASYEGYEAYVASIPSVSEQDFDLQEYKPFREQTKVKSLDEPSTLTLHSDLPRLDGATALYPLYAAFAQAVYPKKDYDLYEGEVMANTTPEAYENLMDGRVDIIFVAGPSEQQLEAAKARGVELKLTPIGREAFVFFVHAENPVSGLTTEQIRSIYSGTVTNWSQVGGKPASIRAFQRPENSGSQTMLQKVMGNAPIMPAPKEDIATGMGGIISQTADYKNYENAIGYSFLYFATEMVQNGNIRLLEVDGVMPSKTSIRNGTYPLAAEFYAVTAGSDNPNVERFLQWILSPQGQSLVEKTGYTPVSG from the coding sequence ATGAAACGAAGTGTTGTCCCAAAGATCGTAGAATTTCTGATCATCGCCGCCGTGCTCGCCTTCATGGGATTCGTGGCGATGGTGATGACAGCGCTCATGGGTGGGGAGTTGTTTTACACACCCCTGACTGTCGTGATTACGGCAGCGATCATCGTATTCATCGGAATCGGGATGTTTACGTCTATTCGGAAGCAAAAGCTGTATTTATCGTTAGCTGGTTTCTTTCTTCTTTGCGGTTTGACGGTCGCGAGCTATGAAGGTTATGAAGCCTACGTGGCAAGCATACCGAGTGTGAGTGAACAGGATTTTGATCTGCAAGAGTACAAGCCGTTCCGCGAGCAGACAAAGGTGAAGTCGCTGGACGAACCATCGACGCTGACCTTGCACAGCGATTTGCCCAGACTTGATGGTGCGACCGCCCTGTATCCTTTGTACGCTGCCTTTGCCCAAGCGGTATATCCGAAAAAGGACTACGACTTGTACGAGGGAGAAGTCATGGCAAACACCACCCCCGAGGCCTATGAAAATCTGATGGACGGGAGAGTCGACATCATTTTCGTAGCGGGTCCGTCCGAACAGCAGCTGGAAGCAGCCAAGGCAAGAGGAGTAGAGCTGAAGCTGACGCCGATCGGGAGGGAAGCCTTCGTTTTTTTCGTCCATGCAGAAAATCCGGTGTCTGGGCTGACGACAGAGCAAATCCGCTCGATCTATTCCGGGACCGTCACGAATTGGTCACAGGTCGGCGGTAAGCCGGCGAGCATACGTGCCTTTCAACGGCCGGAGAACAGCGGCAGCCAGACGATGCTGCAAAAGGTCATGGGGAATGCACCCATCATGCCAGCACCGAAAGAGGACATCGCCACAGGCATGGGGGGCATCATCAGTCAGACAGCCGATTACAAAAACTATGAAAATGCGATCGGGTATTCCTTCCTGTACTTTGCGACCGAAATGGTCCAGAACGGAAACATTCGCTTGCTGGAAGTGGACGGTGTGATGCCAAGCAAGACCTCCATACGGAATGGAACGTACCCGCTCGCTGCCGAATTTTATGCCGTGACGGCCGGCAGCGACAATCCAAACGTGGAGCGCTTCCTCCAATGGATTTTGTCGCCGCAAGGGCAATCCCTGGTGGAAAAGACGGGCTATACGCCAGTGAGCGGCTGA
- the htpG gene encoding molecular chaperone HtpG, which produces MEKKQFQAESKRLLEMMINSIYTQKEIFLRELISNASDAIDKMYYRALTDDSLVFDKDSYYVKVIADKNNRTLTIRDTGIGMTQDELESHLGVIAKSGSLAFKKENETKDGHAIIGQFGVGFYSAFMVADVVTVISRAVNSDTAYKWESTGADGYTIEPAVKDSVGTDIILKIKENTEDENYDEYLDEYRLKAIIKKYSDFIRYPIKMDVTTSKLVEGSESEYEQVTEEQRINSMVPIWRKKKSELTDEDYEQFYREKRYGFDSPLKHIHISADGAVVYQAILFIPENIPFDYYSKEYEKGLELYANGVLIMNKCADLLPDYFSFVKGMVDSESLSLNISREMLQHDRQLKLIAKNIASKIKNQLQSMLKNEREKYEKFYQAFGRQLKFGVYSDYGMNKDVLQDLLLFTSSKEKKLVTLDEYVSRMPEDQKYIYYASGESSERIEKLPQTELVLEKGYEILYFTEDIDEFAIKMIQTYKDKEFKSVSSGDLGIDADETDKDTDAENEQNKELFDYMKNLLAGKVSNVRASKRLRSHPVCLTTEGDITIEMEKILNAMPTGTNVKAEKVLEINVQHDVFQSLKNAFATDKEKLDLYTALLYNQALLIEGLPLQDPVEFTNDICKIMV; this is translated from the coding sequence ATGGAAAAGAAGCAGTTTCAGGCAGAATCCAAGCGCCTCTTGGAAATGATGATCAACTCCATCTACACCCAGAAGGAGATCTTTTTGCGCGAGCTCATTTCCAATGCGAGCGACGCAATCGATAAGATGTACTATAGAGCGCTCACAGATGACAGCCTGGTCTTTGACAAAGACAGCTATTACGTCAAGGTGATCGCAGACAAAAACAACCGTACATTGACCATCCGCGACACGGGGATCGGCATGACGCAGGACGAGCTGGAAAGCCACTTGGGAGTCATCGCCAAGAGCGGCTCGCTGGCCTTTAAAAAGGAAAACGAAACAAAGGATGGCCACGCCATCATCGGTCAGTTCGGTGTCGGCTTTTACTCGGCTTTCATGGTTGCCGATGTCGTGACGGTCATCAGCCGCGCGGTGAACAGTGACACTGCGTATAAGTGGGAATCGACTGGTGCGGACGGGTATACGATCGAGCCTGCTGTGAAGGATTCGGTAGGCACGGACATCATCCTGAAGATCAAAGAAAACACGGAGGATGAAAACTACGACGAGTATTTGGACGAATACCGCCTCAAGGCGATCATCAAGAAATACTCCGACTTCATCCGCTATCCGATCAAGATGGACGTGACGACCAGCAAGCTCGTGGAAGGCAGCGAGAGCGAGTACGAACAAGTCACTGAAGAGCAGCGCATCAACAGCATGGTGCCGATCTGGCGCAAAAAAAAAAGCGAGCTGACCGACGAAGATTACGAGCAATTTTACCGGGAAAAGCGGTACGGCTTTGACTCGCCGCTGAAGCATATCCACATCAGCGCTGATGGTGCCGTGGTGTATCAGGCGATTCTCTTTATTCCGGAGAACATCCCGTTCGACTACTATTCCAAGGAGTATGAAAAAGGACTGGAGCTGTACGCGAATGGCGTTCTGATCATGAACAAGTGCGCGGATCTTCTCCCCGACTATTTCAGCTTCGTCAAAGGGATGGTCGATTCGGAGAGCTTGTCGCTCAACATTTCCCGGGAGATGCTCCAGCATGACCGCCAGCTGAAGCTGATCGCGAAAAATATCGCCAGCAAGATCAAAAATCAGCTGCAAAGCATGCTCAAAAACGAGCGCGAGAAATACGAGAAATTTTATCAGGCATTTGGCAGACAGCTCAAGTTCGGCGTGTACAGCGACTACGGCATGAACAAGGACGTCCTGCAGGATCTGCTTTTGTTCACATCCTCCAAGGAGAAAAAGCTGGTCACGCTGGATGAATACGTGTCCAGAATGCCGGAAGACCAGAAGTACATCTACTACGCTTCCGGAGAGTCCAGCGAGCGGATCGAGAAGCTTCCGCAGACCGAGCTGGTACTGGAAAAAGGCTATGAGATCCTGTACTTCACGGAAGATATCGATGAATTCGCGATCAAGATGATCCAAACGTACAAGGACAAAGAATTCAAGTCCGTATCCAGCGGCGACTTGGGAATCGATGCAGACGAAACCGACAAGGACACGGATGCAGAGAACGAACAAAACAAAGAGCTGTTCGATTACATGAAAAACCTGCTCGCCGGAAAAGTGAGCAACGTGCGGGCGTCCAAACGCCTCAGGTCCCATCCCGTGTGCCTGACAACCGAAGGCGACATCACGATCGAGATGGAAAAAATCCTGAATGCGATGCCGACGGGCACGAACGTGAAAGCGGAAAAGGTATTGGAAATCAACGTTCAGCACGACGTGTTCCAGTCTTTGAAAAACGCGTTCGCCACAGACAAGGAAAAGCTGGATCTCTACACGGCGCTGCTGTACAATCAGGCGCTGCTGATCGAAGGCTTGCCGCTCCAAGACCCAGTGGAATTTACAAACGACATTTGCAAAATCATGGTGTAA
- a CDS encoding DinB family protein has protein sequence MANYPVTMYDFHVWANQTMINRLKELPREVYTQEITSVFPTVSKALAHIYLVDSAWLSILSGVEMRDALSATFERTAQAEALGLEELEALYQEVSSGIQAFIREHADLEQTIVLDNPYTSVRDTSYGEILLQIVNHGTYHRGNITAMLRQMGHASTMTEYALYWYAKE, from the coding sequence ATGGCAAATTATCCGGTAACGATGTACGATTTTCACGTCTGGGCCAATCAAACGATGATCAACCGACTGAAAGAATTGCCGAGGGAAGTCTACACCCAAGAAATCACGAGCGTCTTTCCCACCGTATCCAAAGCGCTTGCTCACATCTATCTGGTCGACTCTGCGTGGCTCAGCATCCTCTCAGGCGTGGAGATGAGAGATGCCTTGAGTGCCACTTTTGAACGGACGGCTCAGGCGGAAGCACTCGGCCTCGAGGAACTGGAGGCCCTTTACCAAGAGGTGTCTTCAGGCATTCAGGCATTCATTCGTGAGCACGCGGATCTAGAGCAGACCATCGTTCTCGATAACCCATACACAAGTGTCCGCGACACGAGCTACGGTGAAATCCTCCTGCAGATCGTCAACCACGGCACTTATCATCGCGGCAACATCACTGCGATGCTCCGCCAGATGGGCCACGCATCCACGATGACGGAATACGCCCTGTACTGGTATGCCAAAGAGTAG
- a CDS encoding NAD(P)/FAD-dependent oxidoreductase has product METSIDVGIIGGGPAGLSAALLLGRAKRSVVVIDAEQPRNRVTRESHGFLTRDGIAPGELRRIAREQIGAYPSVAFVEDTAVSVTGADGEFTITTAQGGLYRCKKLLFAVGMKDLPLEIDGLADVYGKSAFVCPYCDGWELRDQPLVLIAKGPRALHMAQTISGWSRHFTICTNGPDEWSDEEREELRLHDVPVFSSPIQQIVSVDGMVQHVLLEDGTSIPCRGIFFVPLLVAGSELPKSLGCQTTDSGTIIVDPSGKTNVPGVFGAGDSATDKYQVVMAASLGSMAAAAINGELLAEDWNRGEPLLP; this is encoded by the coding sequence GTGGAAACGTCCATTGATGTGGGAATTATCGGAGGCGGCCCTGCCGGGTTGAGTGCAGCTCTGTTACTGGGGAGAGCGAAAAGAAGCGTGGTGGTCATCGATGCTGAGCAGCCGCGCAATCGGGTCACACGCGAGTCGCATGGGTTCCTGACCAGGGACGGCATCGCACCTGGCGAGCTTCGCCGAATTGCTAGGGAACAGATCGGCGCTTATCCATCGGTTGCATTTGTGGAGGACACGGCCGTCTCGGTCACGGGTGCCGATGGAGAATTTACCATCACGACCGCGCAGGGTGGCCTTTATCGATGCAAAAAGCTCTTGTTTGCAGTAGGCATGAAGGACCTGCCTCTGGAGATTGACGGTCTAGCCGATGTGTATGGAAAAAGTGCCTTCGTCTGCCCCTATTGCGACGGATGGGAACTTCGCGACCAACCCCTCGTGCTGATCGCAAAAGGTCCGCGAGCATTGCACATGGCACAAACAATTTCGGGCTGGTCTCGCCACTTTACCATCTGCACCAACGGGCCGGATGAATGGTCGGACGAGGAACGCGAAGAGCTGAGATTGCATGACGTTCCCGTGTTTTCATCACCGATCCAGCAGATCGTATCTGTCGATGGCATGGTGCAGCACGTCTTGCTGGAGGACGGCACCTCCATCCCGTGCCGTGGGATCTTCTTTGTCCCTTTGCTCGTCGCGGGATCCGAACTGCCGAAAAGCTTAGGCTGCCAAACGACGGATTCCGGCACGATCATCGTCGATCCTTCCGGCAAAACGAACGTACCGGGGGTCTTTGGCGCAGGTGACTCTGCGACGGATAAATACCAGGTGGTCATGGCCGCATCCCTGGGTTCCATGGCCGCGGCAGCCATCAACGGCGAGCTGCTTGCCGAGGACTGGAATCGAGGGGAGCCTTTGCTCCCATAG
- a CDS encoding helix-turn-helix domain-containing protein has translation MKKGMFVIDLSKIGKRIRKARLSQGFTQQELADRCGFTKSLLSKIENGQTASAVATLSKIADHLKTPLAWFLEEDRDDHLVLSPHRQRTSKLGSKEMGYLYETLANRSRFSKIEPVLVTVPVDMPATEPFTHPEEEFIYIVSGTIVLFYDGEKHVLEEGDTAYFAGSKPHIFLPYGNEEAKVLSVFIQPSA, from the coding sequence GTGAAGAAGGGGATGTTTGTCATCGATCTATCCAAAATAGGGAAACGCATACGCAAAGCTCGGCTGAGCCAGGGCTTCACTCAGCAGGAGCTGGCGGACAGATGCGGATTCACCAAGAGCCTCCTATCGAAAATTGAAAACGGACAAACCGCTTCAGCCGTGGCGACTTTGTCAAAAATAGCCGATCATTTGAAAACACCGTTAGCCTGGTTTTTGGAAGAGGATCGCGATGACCACCTTGTGTTATCTCCGCACAGGCAGCGTACCTCCAAGCTGGGGAGCAAGGAAATGGGCTACTTGTACGAGACGCTCGCAAACCGGTCCCGATTCAGCAAGATCGAGCCAGTCCTCGTGACAGTACCCGTGGACATGCCGGCGACAGAGCCATTCACGCATCCCGAGGAAGAGTTCATCTACATCGTGAGCGGGACGATCGTTTTGTTTTACGATGGGGAGAAGCATGTGCTCGAGGAAGGGGATACCGCTTATTTTGCGGGAAGCAAGCCGCACATCTTCCTCCCGTACGGCAATGAGGAAGCGAAGGTGCTGAGCGTGTTCATTCAGCCTTCTGCGTGA